The genome window TTAGTTACAGAAACAGCTCGTTTTGCCAAAACGCCTAGTGAATTAGCGCGTTTGTTTAGAGATTTTTGTCGTTCATTAACGGCTCCTTATGCAGCGGTCGATAGTACTCCTGTTTTAGAAGGAGCTATGAAATATTTCTTTGAAGATTATTTTGGTATCATCGAGTATGATGCTATTAAAATAATGTTGTTTAACGATAACCAACCTATTTTCATCGAGTTAATTGAAAAAGCAAAGGAGCGTTATCAAGAAATGCAAGAAGAAAAAGCAAACAAAGCCACAAAAGATATTCAAAATTACAAATGGGAAGTTCCTGTTGAAAGAATCTATAATGAATTATATGATGAAAAAGAGAATGTAGAAAAACATGCATTAGAACCTTTTTATGAATACAAAAGAGCTTCTTCACCTGAGGTTAGATTTGCTGCATATTTAGAGGAACAAAAAGAAAATCTACATTGGTGGTATAAAAATGGAGAAAAAGCAAAAGAGCACTTTGCTGTACCTTATGAGGATTATCTAGGCAAACAAAGTTTGTTTTATGTTGATTTTGTGATACTAAATAAAGCGGGAATTACTTGTTTATTCGATACCAAAACAGCAGGTAGTGACCCAGCCAATGCTCATTTAAAACACAATGCACTAATAGATTTTATTGCAGAAAGAAATGAAAAAGGACATAAAACAATTGGAGGAATATTAATTCCTAAAGATAATAATGGAACAACAACTTGGTGGTATTGTAAAAACAAAATCACCAATACAAAAGATACGAACGGTTGGGATAGATTTGACCCTGTTAACGCAAAAGAATAACATTTATATACTAATCACTATAATTTCAATTGTTATGGGGTTTAGAAACTCATGTTAAAAAAAACGGAAAAAGTTAACACGTTCAAAAGTTCATGTTAAAAAAACAGTAAAAATTACCCATGTAATAAAAGCCAGGAGTAAAAAAGAGGAAAATTTATACAGGGGTAATGTAATATAAATTAAAAATAAGAGCCAATTAAAAACACAAATTAATTAAACCATATGGCTATACTACACGAAGATATTTTTGGAGGAGGAAAAGCAATCGAAATCATTGTTAGATGGCACGATATTTTAATTACCGATTTTAATAGAAGCAACACCACAACAATAGAACAGATAAAATCACTTCTAAAAGATGTTGAATATAAGACCTACTTTTTAAAAGTAAATGACAAAGAACAAAAAATTGTTATTCCTTTCGAAGCTGAGGGGTTTCAATTAGACCTTGTTGTAGTATGGGATGCACAAACTTTTAGTTATAAGGCAGCTGTTAAAAGTAAAAAGAAATCAAAGATTGTTCAACCTATTGCATTACCTCAAGATAGTAAATACTATATCGAAGAAGTTTGTAAATTGATTTTTATAGATCAAAACGAATCTCGTTTTCCTATTATTGAACAAAAAAATCTCTACGAAAGAATCAATAACTTAGAAATTGCTCCTATTGCTAAATTAGAAAACGATAGAGAAATTTGGTACAAATGGATTGAAGCACAAGACTTGTTATTACAACGAAATGCCCAACCCTTTAAAGTTAGAAAATACCACCATCCAGTTGAATTCAATAATGAAAAAGGAATTACAACAAAATACAAGTTCAAAGTTGATTTAGAAGTTAAAGAAAGTAGAGAATACAAAGAGGTTGAAGAAGAATTACTAAATGAATTTAGTATCAAAGAAACATTTGATAAAGAAGGAAACATCTTTTTAAAATTTGATGACATCTACCGTGGTTTAGATGCGGTAATTCATAAAAAATTCAACCAAATAATTGAAAGAGAAAAATCAATTGGGGCAATATTAAAATTAAAGCCAATATCTATTTCAACAAGATTTAAAAATGTTTTCAAGGCGCTAAACTATGATATTGATTGTAAAACAGTAGAAATTGAAAAGAAAGAAAGAAAAACAGTTCTATTAGAAGTTACGGCTAACAAAGTCCCTTTTGAAACACTTCAATCTTATTTTGATAGTCAAAATTATGAGCTAAAAGAAGTGGTGGGTGAATTTTTAGTACTTTGTAATTCAGACGTATTAGAGAGTAAAAGAAATGAACTTTTGGAAAAAGGTCAAGTACTGCCTAAACCAAGCAATAATGTTTTCAAAATCACTACTGAAAACGAAGAAGATTTGACAGTTTTTAATTGGACATTGAAAAAGATTTTTGGAAAAGATAAAGTTAGAATTAGAAAAAAATACTACTATCAAAAAAAACGAGTTGAATCAGAAAATAAAGTAATTTCAAAATTCACAGAGGAATTCTGGAATGATATTAAAAGAGATTTATATTTTTTAGATTTTAATGTGGTTGTAAACGAACTTTCTGATACTATTTCATTTGATTTTGAAACAAATGAAGAATTTTTCGAAAAGTTTAAAAAAATAAGAGAGATAAATAAATTTGATTTTAGTTTATCTCCAACAGATCCTGAATTTAAATTTAAAGTAAAAACCAATTTGGTTAAAACCAAAACAGAAAAACAAGTTTTACAAGACAGAATTCACGAGTTAGCCAATGTAGAATTTCTAATTGATACTTCTAAAAGTGAAAAAAATAATAGTTACCTATCAATTGGTAAATTAAATGCGTATGAATCTGACACAACAAGCTTAACATTTTCACTGGCATTACGCGGTAAAGAAGATAAAAAAATAGTAGCTAAACTATTGGACTATTTAGAGGATAATAAACCAATTCGTGAAGTATTTCCTAATTTGAAAGGAGACCAAGCAAAAACAAATTGGTTAAAACAAGCTATGGCTAAAATTGTAGCACCTACAGATAGACCAAATGGCAAATCAGTAAACCCTCGATTGGGTGAATTTATTTTTGATTCAAGCAAATCAGAAGAAATTTTTAAAGATCTAACACCGCAAAGTGAAGAGTGGGAAGCAATAAGAAAAAATGAACTATTAAAATTAAACGATTCCCAGCGTAAAGCTATTCTAGCAGCTTTACATGCAAGAGATTTATGCTTGTTGCAAGGTCCTCCAGGAACAGGAAAAACCACCGTTATAGCAGAATTGATTTGGCAAATGATTAGTAAAAATCAAAACCAAAAGATATTGCTTACCTCTGAAACAAACTTAGCGGTAGATAATGCGTTGGAAAAATTATTGAACAAAGACCATACGTTAGTTAAACCTCTTCGTTTTGGAAAAGATACCAAATTTGAGGAAGAAGGAAAAAAATATTCAATCAACAGAATAATGAAATGGTTGGATGATAATTTCGTTCCAGTTGAGTTTGAAGATGACTCATTAGAAGAAAATGATGAGGAAGAAGAATTGATACAAGACAACCCATATAACAATGCTATCCAAATTTGGATGAATCGTATTGCTGAGAAATCACATCAAACAAGCAATCATAAGTATGAAGCAGCTTTAAAAGATTGGGCTTTTGAATTGTCACAACCAACAGCTTCAGTGAAAAGGTTATTTAAAGATAAGTACTTTAAGTATGCTAATGTTATTGGTAGTACATGTAGTTCAAGTGGTAGTAATGATTTTGCTAAAAGTTACCAATTCATTTTCAATACTAAAGAGGCGTTCAAAATAGATGCAGGCGATAAACGTAATTGGATAAATGTAGAATTTGATACGGTAATTATGGACGAAGCGAGTAAAGCAACTCCACCAGAAATGTTATTACCGCTGTGTTTTGGGAAAAAATCAATCGTTATTGGCGACCATCGACAATTGCCACCAATGCTTAATGAAAAAGAATTTAAAGAAGCATTATTAGAATTGAATACGGAAAGAGCTTTAAAATTAGCGGAAGAAATTGATAAAGATTTTGTTGAAACAAGTCAATTTGAACGTCTTATTTTGAATCCAAAAGTGCCAAAATCAATTGCAGCTCGTTTAAATATTCAATATAGAATGCATCCAAAAATTAATAATGTAATCAAACAATTTTATACGGGTGAAACAGATGAAGGTTTAGAACCTGCTCAAGAGTTAATTACA of Flavobacterium channae contains these proteins:
- a CDS encoding DEAD/DEAH box helicase; its protein translation is MAILHEDIFGGGKAIEIIVRWHDILITDFNRSNTTTIEQIKSLLKDVEYKTYFLKVNDKEQKIVIPFEAEGFQLDLVVVWDAQTFSYKAAVKSKKKSKIVQPIALPQDSKYYIEEVCKLIFIDQNESRFPIIEQKNLYERINNLEIAPIAKLENDREIWYKWIEAQDLLLQRNAQPFKVRKYHHPVEFNNEKGITTKYKFKVDLEVKESREYKEVEEELLNEFSIKETFDKEGNIFLKFDDIYRGLDAVIHKKFNQIIEREKSIGAILKLKPISISTRFKNVFKALNYDIDCKTVEIEKKERKTVLLEVTANKVPFETLQSYFDSQNYELKEVVGEFLVLCNSDVLESKRNELLEKGQVLPKPSNNVFKITTENEEDLTVFNWTLKKIFGKDKVRIRKKYYYQKKRVESENKVISKFTEEFWNDIKRDLYFLDFNVVVNELSDTISFDFETNEEFFEKFKKIREINKFDFSLSPTDPEFKFKVKTNLVKTKTEKQVLQDRIHELANVEFLIDTSKSEKNNSYLSIGKLNAYESDTTSLTFSLALRGKEDKKIVAKLLDYLEDNKPIREVFPNLKGDQAKTNWLKQAMAKIVAPTDRPNGKSVNPRLGEFIFDSSKSEEIFKDLTPQSEEWEAIRKNELLKLNDSQRKAILAALHARDLCLLQGPPGTGKTTVIAELIWQMISKNQNQKILLTSETNLAVDNALEKLLNKDHTLVKPLRFGKDTKFEEEGKKYSINRIMKWLDDNFVPVEFEDDSLEENDEEEELIQDNPYNNAIQIWMNRIAEKSHQTSNHKYEAALKDWAFELSQPTASVKRLFKDKYFKYANVIGSTCSSSGSNDFAKSYQFIFNTKEAFKIDAGDKRNWINVEFDTVIMDEASKATPPEMLLPLCFGKKSIVIGDHRQLPPMLNEKEFKEALLELNTERALKLAEEIDKDFVETSQFERLILNPKVPKSIAARLNIQYRMHPKINNVIKQFYTGETDEGLEPAQELITHADSEDLSNPFSRYHGLINQGFIKPDVHTIWINVDEPEELVSTSRVNEKEVEAVKRALTYLKNAEGFEEYFNHFNSIKDEDKRLQEQEIGIISFYGQQLKKLIDVKKYAQKDLNIPIRLKTVDKFQGMERNIVIVSTVRSNKILKAGLIEKNHDIGFAKAPERLNVALSRARRLLIVVGNLKFFESYKDKNGNAIYKNAIEIIRQEGLIIDDYKKLNKYNA